In one window of Erythrolamprus reginae isolate rEryReg1 chromosome 1, rEryReg1.hap1, whole genome shotgun sequence DNA:
- the CIRBP gene encoding cold-inducible RNA-binding protein isoform X3: MASDEGKLFVGGLSFDTNEQSLEQVFSKYGQISEVVVVKDRETQRSRGFGFVTFENIDDAKDAMMAMNGKSVDGRQIRVDQAGKSSDNRSRGYRGGSAGGRGFFRGGRGRSRGFSRGSGDRGYGGSRFESRSGGYSGSRDYYGSRSQGSYGDRSSGGSYRDSYDSYG; the protein is encoded by the exons ATGGCATCAGATGAGGGGAAATTATTTGTTGGTGGACTCAGTTTTGACACCAATGAACAATCACTTGAGCAAGTGTTTTCTAAATATGGACAGATATCTGAAG TTGTTGTTGTAAAAGACAGAGAAACGCAGAGATCCAGAGGGTTTGGCTTTGTAACCTTTGAGAACATTGATGATGCAAAAGATGCAATGATGGCCATGAATGGGAAG tctGTTGATGGTCGCCAGATCAGAGTGGATCAAGCAGGCAAGTCCTCTGATAACCGGTCTCGTGGATATAGAGGGGGATCAGCTGGAGGCAGAGGCTTTTTCCGTGGAGGCAGAGGTAGAAGCCGTGGATTTTCCAGAG GTTCTGGAGACAGAGGTTATGGGGGAAGCAGATTTGAATCTAGAAGTGGGGGATACAGTGGATCCAGAGACTATTATGGAAGCAG AAGTCAAGGAAGCTATGGAGACAGGTCTTCTGGAGGGTCCTATAgagacagttatgacagttacg GTTGA
- the CIRBP gene encoding cold-inducible RNA-binding protein isoform X1: MASDEGKLFVGGLSFDTNEQSLEQVFSKYGQISEVVVVKDRETQRSRGFGFVTFENIDDAKDAMMAMNGKSVDGRQIRVDQAGKSSDNRSRGYRGGSAGGRGFFRGGRGRSRGFSRGSGDRGYGGSRFESRSGGYSGSRDYYGSSRSQGSYGDRSSGGSYRDSYDSYATHNE, from the exons ATGGCATCAGATGAGGGGAAATTATTTGTTGGTGGACTCAGTTTTGACACCAATGAACAATCACTTGAGCAAGTGTTTTCTAAATATGGACAGATATCTGAAG TTGTTGTTGTAAAAGACAGAGAAACGCAGAGATCCAGAGGGTTTGGCTTTGTAACCTTTGAGAACATTGATGATGCAAAAGATGCAATGATGGCCATGAATGGGAAG tctGTTGATGGTCGCCAGATCAGAGTGGATCAAGCAGGCAAGTCCTCTGATAACCGGTCTCGTGGATATAGAGGGGGATCAGCTGGAGGCAGAGGCTTTTTCCGTGGAGGCAGAGGTAGAAGCCGTGGATTTTCCAGAG GTTCTGGAGACAGAGGTTATGGGGGAAGCAGATTTGAATCTAGAAGTGGGGGATACAGTGGATCCAGAGACTATTATGGAAGCAG CAGAAGTCAAGGAAGCTATGGAGACAGGTCTTCTGGAGGGTCCTATAgagacagttatgacagttacg CTACACACAACGAATAA
- the CIRBP gene encoding cold-inducible RNA-binding protein isoform X2: MASDEGKLFVGGLSFDTNEQSLEQVFSKYGQISEVVVVKDRETQRSRGFGFVTFENIDDAKDAMMAMNGKSVDGRQIRVDQAGKSSDNRSRGYRGGSAGGRGFFRGGRGRSRGFSRGSGDRGYGGSRFESRSGGYSGSRDYYGSRSQGSYGDRSSGGSYRDSYDSYATHNE, encoded by the exons ATGGCATCAGATGAGGGGAAATTATTTGTTGGTGGACTCAGTTTTGACACCAATGAACAATCACTTGAGCAAGTGTTTTCTAAATATGGACAGATATCTGAAG TTGTTGTTGTAAAAGACAGAGAAACGCAGAGATCCAGAGGGTTTGGCTTTGTAACCTTTGAGAACATTGATGATGCAAAAGATGCAATGATGGCCATGAATGGGAAG tctGTTGATGGTCGCCAGATCAGAGTGGATCAAGCAGGCAAGTCCTCTGATAACCGGTCTCGTGGATATAGAGGGGGATCAGCTGGAGGCAGAGGCTTTTTCCGTGGAGGCAGAGGTAGAAGCCGTGGATTTTCCAGAG GTTCTGGAGACAGAGGTTATGGGGGAAGCAGATTTGAATCTAGAAGTGGGGGATACAGTGGATCCAGAGACTATTATGGAAGCAG AAGTCAAGGAAGCTATGGAGACAGGTCTTCTGGAGGGTCCTATAgagacagttatgacagttacg CTACACACAACGAATAA